In Frankiaceae bacterium, one genomic interval encodes:
- a CDS encoding DUF480 domain-containing protein, which translates to MELSFAEGRVLGCLVEKQLLTPQAYPLTDNALVAACNQTTSRDPVVSYDTATVRLAVRSLRENGFLRTTHRTGERADKHEHLLGPALGLSAPEVALLAVLLLRGPQTAGELRARTDRMQSFASVEEVESVLDGLASRAEPLVVRLERQPGRKEARYADALVPRDLAAAPPPAERADGERPPSVAELAREVAALRTEVADLRTIVTGLAGRGED; encoded by the coding sequence GTGGAGCTGTCGTTCGCCGAGGGTCGCGTCCTCGGGTGCCTCGTCGAGAAGCAGCTGCTGACGCCGCAGGCGTACCCGCTCACCGACAACGCGCTCGTCGCCGCGTGCAACCAGACGACCAGCCGCGACCCCGTGGTGTCGTACGACACGGCCACTGTCCGGCTCGCCGTGAGGTCGTTGCGGGAGAACGGGTTCCTGCGCACCACCCACCGGACCGGCGAGCGGGCGGACAAGCACGAGCACCTGCTCGGCCCTGCTCTCGGCCTGTCGGCGCCCGAGGTCGCGCTGCTCGCCGTCCTGCTGTTGCGCGGCCCGCAGACGGCGGGCGAGCTGCGGGCGCGGACCGATCGGATGCAGTCGTTCGCGTCGGTGGAGGAGGTCGAGTCCGTCCTCGATGGACTGGCGTCGCGGGCCGAGCCGCTGGTCGTACGGCTCGAGCGCCAGCCTGGCCGCAAGGAGGCGCGCTACGCCGACGCCCTCGTACCGCGCGACCTGGCGGCCGCGCCGCCGCCCGCGGAGCGCGCCGACGGCGAGCGCCCGCCGAGCGTGGCTGAGCTGGCGCGCGAGGTGGCCGCGTTGCGTACGGAGGTGGCCGACCTGCGCACGATCGTCACGGGCCTTGCCGGCAGGGGTGAGGACTAG